The following are from one region of the Dreissena polymorpha isolate Duluth1 chromosome 2, UMN_Dpol_1.0, whole genome shotgun sequence genome:
- the LOC127869213 gene encoding uncharacterized protein LOC127869213 isoform X1, translating to MTKMNKLILSVFVVVCVAVVSAKDFNAEYVRYDIDDDQLGRLQWPKDCKRRTLVNYARNCLLKVSIRWNGFRVRDPSTKRTITSIPWIVFNNQRCRDIIGALTTRCEGTTSTYRPTTITYRPTTTDASYYNGEEDYQ from the exons ATGACAAAGATGAACAAGCTGATACTTTCAGTATTTGTCGTTGTGTGCGTGGCGGTCGTCAGTGCCAAAG ATTTTAACGCGGAATATGTCCGCTACGACATCGATGATGACCAGTTGGGCCGCCTGCAGTGGCCAAAGGACTGTAAGAGACGCACCCTGGTGAACTACGCCAGGAATTGCCTTCTCAAGGTCTCAATAAGATGGAATGGCTTCCGTGTCAGG GACCCATCAACTAAAAGGACAATCACAAGTATTCCGTGGATAGTCTTCAACAATCAACGGTGCCGTGACATCATCGGCGCTTTGACAACCCGCTGTGAAGGTACAACGAGCACCTACAGACCTACCACTATCACCTACAGACCTACCACTACTGATGCTTCCTACTACAACGGCGAAGAAGATTACCAGTAG
- the LOC127869212 gene encoding uncharacterized protein LOC127869212, with product MNKLILSLFVVVCVAAVNAKVLKSNEALYAIEDDQVGLEYPGACQRRTLVRYARDCKLMIARRWNGYCVRDSNTNVQITVIPWIVRPNERCRKVINALTARCEGSTTTTTPVTTTETYRGEKGPEYYGEMESEYYGEEEYYQ from the exons ATGAACAAGTTGATACTTTCACTCTTTGTCGTTGTGTGCGTGGCAGCCGTCAATGCCAAAG TTCTGAAATCGAACGAGGCTCTCTACGCCATTGAAGATGACCAGGTGGGTCTCGAATACCCCGGCGCCTGTCAGAGACGAACCCTTGTTAGATACGCTAGGGACTGCAAACTGATGATCGCAAGGAGATGGAACGGCTACTGCGTCAGG GACTCCAATACTAATGTGCAAATCACCGTCATCCCGTGGATAGTCAGGCCGAATGAACGGTGCCGTAAAGTCATCAACGCTCTGACAGCCCGCTGTGAAGGTTCAACAACCACCACTACACCGGTCACTACCACGGAAACATATCGCGGCGAGAAGGGGCCTGAATATTACGGCGAGATGGAGTCTGAATACTACGGCGAGGAGGAATACTACCAATAG